In Deltaproteobacteria bacterium, the genomic stretch CGGCTGCTCTTCAGCTTCGCGGGCGTCGTCCTGGTACTGGCGCTGGCTTTCACGCCAGTCGTCACGTCGCTCGTCGCGCTGGCCCTCCGGGGGATCGACCCATCCCTCGAGGAAGCGGCTCGCATCGTGGCCGGCCCGCGCCGGGTCGTGACGCGCATCCTGCTCCCGCTCGCCTGGCCGGCGGCCGCGCTTTCGGCGCTCGTCGTGTTCGCGCTCGCCTTCTCCGAGCTCGGCGTACCGATGTTTCTGCGTGTCCGATCGTACCCGGCCGCCGTGTTCGCGCGGCTCGGTGGCGTCGAGTACGCCCCGGGCGAGGCGTTCGGTCTCGTGGTACCGCTGCTCGGCATGGCGCTCGGACTCCTCGGCTGCGAGCGTTGGCTCGCAGCTCGGCGGTCGTTCCCGGTGCTTGGCCCGCGGCAGCGCGGGACGGTCCCACTGCCGCTCGGAGCGTGGAAGGGGCCGGCGGGCGCCATCGTGTGGGCGCTGGCGGCCGTCTCCGTGCTGCCGATCGCCGGTCTCGCGTTGCGGGCGTCTGCTGGTGGATTCGCTGGCGTTCCAGCCTGGATCGGTGCGAGCCTCACCAACAGCATCGTCTGCGCCGGCGTCGCGGCCACGATCATCGCCGCCCTCGGGCTGATCGTGGGCCACGCGCTCGCCCGTGGCCGGCGTGGCGCTCACCTGCTCGACGCGGCGGGAGTGCTGGCGTTCGTCACGCCAGCGGCCGTCCTCGGTGTCGGCCTGATCTCGCTCTGGAACCGGCCGGCGACACGGGTCGTGTATGGGAGCCTCGCGATCATCATCATCGGCGACGTCGCACGGTATGGCGTCGTCGGGGTGCGCACGATGGCGGGGGCGGTCGCGCAAGGGCCGGTCGAGCACGAGCAGCTCGCCGCGGTGGTTGGCGCGGGCTTCGCTCGCCGGCTCTTCCGGATCGTCGTCCCGCTCCATCGCCTCGGGCTCGCCAGCGCGTGGCTGCTGGCCTTCATCTTCTGTCTC encodes the following:
- a CDS encoding iron ABC transporter permease, whose amino-acid sequence is MGRALTSRTQQQLLVGIAALVLLGAGFLPLVLAALELPLAGVQGLAHARAALAAPATWTLLVRSLALAASVTGLALALGVPLAALLAKTDVGGRQAAFLVHAFPMFLPPFLLALGWFHLLGRRGLLGTEATSRLLFSFAGVVLVLALAFTPVVTSLVALALRGIDPSLEEAARIVAGPRRVVTRILLPLAWPAAALSALVVFALAFSELGVPMFLRVRSYPAAVFARLGGVEYAPGEAFGLVVPLLGMALGLLGCERWLAARRSFPVLGPRQRGTVPLPLGAWKGPAGAIVWALAAVSVLPIAGLALRASAGGFAGVPAWIGASLTNSIVCAGVAATIIAALGLIVGHALARGRRGAHLLDAAGVLAFVTPAAVLGVGLISLWNRPATRVVYGSLAIIIIGDVARYGVVGVRTMAGAVAQGPVEHEQLAAVVGAGFARRLFRIVVPLHRLGLASAWLLAFIFCLRDLETAVLFYPPGREPLPVRIFTLEANGPESVVAALAVVQVALTAIIVAAGATLLRRAQRA